In Salvelinus sp. IW2-2015 unplaced genomic scaffold, ASM291031v2 Un_scaffold1212, whole genome shotgun sequence, one DNA window encodes the following:
- the tmem88b gene encoding transmembrane protein 88 b, whose protein sequence is MSMSGTLEKGAHHQALDLSEELSPHMHPHHHPHHQHHHHLQHSNSLASTAPAGTPSGVVVPPPYFAAESGGGGSDAPLELRGSLDCWACSVLVTAQNLVIAGINACLAGLVFGLILTPAIVMVVFGFLCHSTVRPQGTTHYCSDLLSDGGCVALLVVGFLLVTPLLVLALAAYCRLARHLQLGLCFIPYSRAVYKNLPATKHRGLGGGCCGGSRSGGEGGGKGKVWV, encoded by the exons ATGAGTATGAGCGGCACATTGGAGAAGGGGGCTCACCACCAGGCCCTTGACCTCTCTGAGGAGCTCTCTCCCCACATGCACCCCCATCATCACCcccaccaccagcaccaccaccacctccagcaCTCCAACTCCCTGGCCTCCACCGCCCCCGCGGGGACACCCTCCGGCGTGGTGGTGCCTCCCCCGTACTTTGCAGCCGAGAGCGGGGGAGGAGGGAGTGACGCTCCCCTGGAGCTGAGGGGCTCTCTGGACTGCTGGGCGTGCTCGGTGCTGGTGACGGCCCAGAACCTGGTCATAGCGGGGATCAACGCCTGCCTGGCCGGACTGGTGTTCGGACTCATCCTCACCCCGGCTATAGTGATGGTGGTGTTTGGGTTCCTGTGTCATTCTACG gtGCGCCCTCAGGGGACGACCCACTACTGTTCGGACCTGCTGAGCGACGGGGGCTGTGTGGCCCTCCTGGTGGTCGGGTTCCTCCTGGTTACCCCCCTCctggtcctggctctggctgcctACTGCCGCCTGGCGCGTCACCTCCAGCTGGGACTCTGCTTCATACCTTACTCCAGGGCCGTCTACAAGAACCTSCCCGCTACAAAACACCGTGGCCTGGGAGGGGGCTGCTGTGGAGGCAGCAGGTCTGGAGGGGAGGGAGGCGGGAAGGGAAAGGTCTGGGTGTga